From a single Phragmites australis chromosome 7, lpPhrAust1.1, whole genome shotgun sequence genomic region:
- the LOC133925515 gene encoding heavy metal-associated isoprenylated plant protein 47-like → MKQKIVIKVHLRCDKCRKKALGIAASTHGVESVGIEGEEKDQLVVVGDGVDATSLTYCLRRKVGRADIVKVEPVGAEEATKPADEQPAIATVAASPQQWYPHPGYYYSRPAVVYPYAGHCYADDSHTEPWCTIL, encoded by the exons ATGAAG CAAAAGATTGTGATCAAGGTGCACTTGAGGTGCGACAAGTGCCGGAAGAAAGCTCTGGGCATAGCTGCCTCGACGCACG GGGTGGAATCTGTGGGTATCGAAGGGGAGGAGAAGGACCAGCTggtggtggtcggcgacggcgtGGACGCCACAAGCCTGACATATTGCCTGCGGAGGAAGGTGGGCCGCGCGGACATCGTCAAGGTGGAGCCCGTCGGAGCCGAGGAGGCGACAAAGCCGGCGGACGAGCAGCCCGCCATTGCCACCGTAGCCGCGAGCCCGCAGCAGTGGTACCCTCACCCGGGCTATTACTACTCCCGGCCGGCCGTCGTCTACCCGTACGCCGGCCACTGCTACGCCGACGACTCCCACACGGAGCCTTGGTGCACTATCTTGTAG